One Calditrichia bacterium DNA window includes the following coding sequences:
- a CDS encoding metallophosphoesterase family protein has protein sequence MPLSKIGCISDTHGLLRPQAIAALEGSDIILHAGDVGVAKILDSLQKIAPVYAVRGNVDYGEGLSNLPITEVVEFAKQHFYMIHILDDLDIDPAAAGMEMVIYGHSHIPSIEERNGVIFLNPGSAGRRRFDLPVTVAQILIRDGKLEPVIIDLQTMQPL, from the coding sequence ATGCCTTTATCAAAAATTGGCTGTATTTCCGATACACACGGGTTGCTGCGCCCACAGGCGATCGCAGCACTGGAAGGCAGCGACATTATTTTACACGCCGGTGATGTTGGCGTTGCTAAAATTTTGGATAGTTTGCAAAAAATTGCGCCGGTGTACGCCGTTCGCGGAAACGTGGATTACGGTGAGGGATTATCAAATTTGCCAATTACCGAAGTCGTTGAATTTGCCAAACAGCATTTTTACATGATCCACATTCTGGATGATTTGGATATCGATCCAGCGGCAGCGGGAATGGAAATGGTAATTTATGGGCATTCGCACATTCCGTCCATCGAGGAGCGCAACGGCGTGATATTTTTGAATCCCGGCAGCGCCGGACGGCGGCGATTCGATTTGCCGGTTACCGTGGCGCAAATTCTCATTCGCGATGGCAAGCTGGAACCGGTGATCATCGATTTGCAAACCATGCAACCGCTGTAA
- a CDS encoding glutaminyl-peptide cyclotransferase — MKKRNIPINLRKYNIKGIWTLWILLLFLLHSCSENSPTTPGGGDNNPPEEIPVVQPEIVATYPHDSGSFTQGLLFHEGFLFEGSGRYGISTFRKVAPETGEVLHSDTLPNQYFGEGLALKNGRFVQLTWQSRVAFIYDATSLAQVDTFRYGTEGWGLTANDDHFIMSDGSSTIYFRDDNFKLVRTISVTRDGEAVSSLNELEFANELIYANVWRRDYFLEISPATGKATRVIDCSELVAIEQQTNPEHVLNGIAWRAASGTFFVTGKNWERMFEVIF, encoded by the coding sequence TTGAAAAAAAGGAATATCCCGATTAATCTGCGAAAATACAACATCAAAGGCATATGGACACTTTGGATTTTGCTGCTGTTTTTGCTCCATTCCTGTAGCGAAAATTCCCCGACAACGCCCGGCGGCGGCGACAATAATCCGCCTGAAGAAATCCCGGTGGTGCAGCCGGAAATTGTGGCGACATATCCGCACGACAGCGGATCGTTCACTCAGGGGTTGCTGTTTCACGAGGGATTTTTGTTCGAGGGCAGCGGGCGATACGGCATCTCCACTTTTCGCAAAGTTGCACCGGAAACCGGCGAGGTGCTGCACAGCGATACGCTGCCGAATCAATATTTCGGCGAGGGGTTGGCGCTGAAAAACGGGCGGTTTGTGCAACTTACCTGGCAATCGCGGGTAGCGTTTATTTACGATGCAACTTCGCTGGCGCAGGTGGACACCTTCCGGTACGGCACGGAAGGCTGGGGGCTAACAGCCAACGATGATCATTTTATAATGAGCGACGGTTCATCGACCATCTATTTTCGAGATGACAATTTCAAACTTGTGCGCACCATTTCCGTCACCCGCGATGGCGAAGCGGTCAGCTCGCTGAACGAGCTGGAATTTGCCAACGAATTGATTTACGCCAACGTTTGGCGGCGCGATTATTTCCTGGAAATTTCGCCGGCAACCGGCAAAGCAACCCGGGTGATCGACTGCTCGGAACTGGTTGCCATCGAGCAGCAAACCAATCCGGAGCACGTGCTGAACGGCATTGCCTGGCGCGCCGCTTCCGGCACGTTTTTCGTAACCGGCAAAAACTGGGAGCGCATGTTCGAAGTAATATTTTAA
- a CDS encoding aminotransferase class I/II-fold pyridoxal phosphate-dependent enzyme: MNTSNFRKHAHELVDWMADFLENIESFPVKSPVTPGEIIAQLPENPPDAPQPFSQIMADFQHIIVPGMTHWQHPNFHAYFPANSSPPSVLAEMLTATLGAQCMIWQTSPAAAELEERMMHWLQQMTGLPENWHGVIQDTASSATLCSILTAREQHSRFAVNQRGFSGEKFVVYCSEQTHSSIDKAVKIAGIGSDFLRKIPVDDAFAMRTDALAEAIATDKAAGLQPLCVVASIGTTGSTAIDPLRKIGEICRENSIWLHVDAAFAGTALLLPECRGMIDGIELADTFVFNPHKWMFTNFDCSAYFVKDKGALIQTFEILPEYLKTSEDNQVNNYRDWGIALGRRFRALKLWFVIRTYGVRGLQAKIREHIRLAQEFVKWIENSDDFELLAPAPLNTVCFRFHPQKVNEIEALNQLNSTFLEKLNATGEVYLTHTKLNGKYTLRMVIGQTNVEQRHVEKAWQLIREISREL; the protein is encoded by the coding sequence ATGAACACATCCAATTTTCGAAAACATGCCCACGAACTGGTGGACTGGATGGCCGATTTTCTGGAAAACATCGAGTCGTTTCCGGTGAAATCGCCGGTTACGCCGGGTGAAATTATCGCGCAACTGCCGGAAAATCCGCCGGATGCGCCGCAGCCGTTTTCGCAGATAATGGCGGATTTTCAGCACATCATTGTGCCGGGAATGACGCACTGGCAACATCCCAATTTCCACGCCTATTTTCCGGCGAACAGCAGTCCGCCATCCGTGCTGGCGGAAATGCTCACCGCAACGCTCGGTGCGCAGTGCATGATCTGGCAAACCTCGCCCGCCGCCGCAGAGCTGGAAGAACGGATGATGCACTGGTTGCAGCAAATGACCGGCTTGCCGGAAAACTGGCACGGCGTCATTCAGGATACCGCGTCGTCTGCAACGCTGTGCAGCATTTTGACTGCCCGCGAGCAGCATTCCAGATTTGCGGTAAACCAGCGCGGATTTTCCGGGGAAAAATTTGTGGTGTACTGCTCGGAGCAAACCCATTCATCGATCGACAAAGCAGTGAAAATCGCCGGTATCGGCAGCGATTTTTTGCGAAAAATTCCGGTGGACGATGCATTCGCGATGCGAACGGATGCGCTCGCCGAAGCCATCGCAACGGACAAAGCCGCCGGATTGCAGCCGCTGTGTGTGGTTGCCTCCATCGGAACAACCGGTTCGACCGCGATCGATCCGCTCCGGAAAATTGGGGAAATTTGCAGAGAGAACAGCATCTGGCTGCATGTGGATGCGGCATTTGCCGGAACCGCGCTGCTGCTGCCGGAATGCCGCGGGATGATCGACGGCATCGAGCTGGCGGATACGTTCGTTTTCAATCCGCACAAATGGATGTTCACCAATTTCGATTGCAGCGCCTATTTTGTGAAAGACAAAGGTGCGCTCATCCAAACCTTTGAAATTTTGCCGGAATATTTGAAAACCAGCGAAGATAATCAGGTGAACAATTACCGCGATTGGGGCATTGCGCTGGGCAGGCGTTTTCGTGCCCTGAAGTTGTGGTTTGTGATTCGCACCTACGGCGTGCGCGGATTGCAGGCGAAAATTCGCGAGCACATCCGTTTGGCACAGGAATTTGTGAAATGGATCGAAAATTCAGATGATTTTGAGCTGCTCGCACCCGCGCCACTGAACACTGTCTGCTTCCGTTTTCATCCCCAAAAGGTGAACGAAATTGAGGCGCTAAATCAATTAAATTCAACATTTTTGGAGAAATTGAACGCGACGGGTGAGGTGTATCTCACTCACACAAAATTGAACGGAAAATACACGTTGCGAATGGTGATCGGGCAAACGAATGTGGAACAGCGGCATGTGGAAAAAGCGTGGCAGTTAATTCGGGAAATCAGCCGCGAATTATAA